The proteins below are encoded in one region of Triticum aestivum cultivar Chinese Spring chromosome 1B, IWGSC CS RefSeq v2.1, whole genome shotgun sequence:
- the LOC123086479 gene encoding pentatricopeptide repeat-containing protein At4g38150: protein MATAAVRRLLRPTSSTALSRARRLLSSTASSPPNRSPNTNSPVSFDWSDDDESPPAPPPASPAKNPTLPPPYDPFSKKHAVADPPDSTNLQEVFHRMRTGGLTDYAIKMFDGLSKDGLTHEALALFSIIKDKGAMPDVVAHTAVLEAYANAGPGHWGDAVRTYKRMLSSGVAPNAYTMAVLVKGLAASDRCAEAGKYLLEMLDRGMRPNVETCLATFEAHVRMNKVEEGKALLEMMKKKGFVLDEEGVRSGTVKRGHVFRAVMNMLFGK, encoded by the coding sequence ATGGCCACCGCCGCAGTCCGCCGCCTACTCCGtcccacctcctccaccgccttgTCCCGtgcccgccgcctcctctcctccaccgcTTCTTCACCGCCGAACCGCAGCCCCAACACGAACAGCCCCGTCTCCTTCGACTGGTCCGACGACGACGAGAGTCCCCCCGCACCTCCACCCGCATCCCCGGCAAAGAACCCCACTCTGCCGCCGCCCTACGACCCCTTCAGCAAGAAGCACGCCGTGGCAGACCCACCCGACTCCACCAACCTTCAGGAAGTCTTCCACCGGATGCGCACCGGAGGGCTTACTGACTATGCCATCAAGATGTTCGACGGATTGTCCAAGGACGGGCTCACGCACGAAGCGTTGGCTCTCTTCTCGATCATCAAGGATAAGGGCGCCATGCCCGATGTCGTTGCCCACACAGCCGTCCTGGAGGCCTACGCGAATGCTGGCCCCGGCCACTGGGGTGACGCCGTGCGGACctacaagcgcatgctctccaGCGGGGTCGCGCCGAATGCGTACACCATGGCCGTGCTCGTCAAGGGGCTTGCAGCGAGCGACCGGTGCGCGGAGGCCGGCAAGTACCTGCTGGAGATGCTCGACCGTGGGATGCGGCCCAATGTTGAGACGTGCCTGGCTACCTTTGAGGCGCACGTCAGGATGAACAAGGTGGAAGAGGGGAAGGCTCTGctggagatgatgaagaagaaggggttCGTGTTGGACGAGGAGGGGGTGCGCAGCGGCACCGTCAAGCGGGGGCATGTCTTCAGGGCTGTCATGAACATGCTCTTTGGAAAGTGA
- the LOC123077014 gene encoding uncharacterized protein has product MANPAATSPTIRNGATAGWPRDGAGPDAPFIGILVAHHSTTHSMPQDNSTTNPATPPPSTQLDLDALRARLNEARAAAAFGPSPMHARGDLPPRHSGPPLQHAPLIVAPPCLVNDVGHIAFAHLRTPIHNPATLIHDAILAHAGNPSFSVAGCVTFESASVRDYLVSLGSLDFRGNQITLEPVELADRASPVFDQLIEVQAAEFPHELWHDAGIRWALSRLGDICSVDHYCLEGRDFTAVRALVMVDRRNRLPDSLPIQFPPSNDIKVVKITKLATILNPMGPSDPSPFSSDSDSDADDHHFNHDNNPRNAPTGNADELPRGPPPSPVLATTPPPPNNVGGSADLPLLVSSEDEGPAEKGIPVLNISSDSDSAPPSQRASPPMAAHACPIADSSSTTATITRPTPRLAAAVGGVHLPAPPLAVGGDDGVFNAPPPPSALQLSSAFCQYDSSTSSNFDSDATAFTFSAGASSPDSATHESVLRKLRHCAKRSADKTKSLRRSSRLAAKEPSVFTDMTTRAVRAKAARLNASDVAKALKDAIHHAQLDVPEAPPASAAALAEIASLCGAGGEAAASVAHADDSSDDGGADALP; this is encoded by the exons ATGGCCAACCCAGCTGCAACTTCCCCGACCATCCGCAACGGTGCTACCGCCGGCTGGCCGCGCGATGGTGCCGGCCCCGACGCCCCCTTCATCGGCATCCTTGTCGCTCACCACTCCACTACCCACTCCATGCCTCAAGACAACTCCACCACGAACCCCGCTACACCCCCGCCCTCCACTCAGCTAGACCTAGACGCCCTGCGTGCTCGCCTAAACGAGGCACGTGCAGCGGCCGCTTTCGGCCCGTCTCCTATGCATGCCCGCGGCGATCTCCCCCCGCGCCATTCTGGCCCTCCTCTTCAGCACGCACCCCTCATTGTGGCGCCTCCATGCCTTGTCAATGACGTCGGCCACATCGCGTTCGCCCACCTCCGCACTCCCATCCACAACCCTGCGACGCTCATCCATGACGCCATCTTGGCTCACGCCGGCAACCCCAGCTTCAGCGTTGCGGGCTGCGTCACTTTTGAGTCCGCAAGCGTGCGGGATTACCTTGTCAGCCTCGGTTCCCTCGACTTTCGTGGCAACCAGATCACACTCGAGCCGGTCGAGCTTGCTGACCGGGCGTCACCAGTCTTCGACCAGCTAATCGAGGTCCAGGCTGCGGAATTCCCGCACGAGCTCTGGCACGACGCCGGGATCCGGTGGGCTCTTAGCCGCCTTGGAGACATTTGCTCCGTCGACCACTACTGCCTCGAGGGGCGTGACTTCACAGCAGTTCGCGCCCTCGTCATGGTCGACCGGCGAAACCGCCTGCCGGACTCCCTGCCAATCCAGTTCCCTCCCTCCAACGACATCAAAGTCGTCAAGATCACCAAGCTCGCCACGATCCTCAACCCGATGGGACCTTCTGACCCATCGCCGTTCTCCTCCGACTCTGACTCGGACGCGGACGATCACCACTTCAACCACGACAACAACCCACGCAACGCCCCTACGGGCAATGCTGACGAGCTACCTCGGGGCCCGCCGCCGTCCCCTGTCCTCGCCACCACACCACCTCCTCCCAACAACGTCGGTGGCTCCGCCGACCTGCCGCTGCTCGTCTCGTCCGAGGACGAGGGGCCTGCGGAGAAGGGGATACCCGTCCTCAACATCTCATCAGACAGTGACTCCGCCCCCCCATCGCAGCGAGCCTCGCCCCCCATGGCAGCCCATGCATGCCCCATCGCCGACTCCTCCTCCACGACTGCCACCATCACGCGCCCCACACCACGCCTCGCTGCGGCTGTCGGGGGCGTCCACCTGCCGGCGCCCCCGCTTGCGGTCGGTGGTGACGACGGCGTCTTCAACGCCCCTCCTCCACCCTCCGCCCTGCAACTGTCGTCGGCGTTCTGCCAGTACGACAGTTCCACCTCGTCAAACTTCGACAGTGACGCTACCGCCTTCACCTTCTCGGCTGGGGCTTCCTCCCCTG ATTCAGCCACCCACGAGTCCGTGCTTCGCAAGCTGCGTCACTGCGCCAAACGTTCGGCGGACAAGACCAAAAGCCTCCGCCGTAGCTCCCGCCTGGCCGCCAAAGAGCCCTCTGTCTTCACTGACATGACTACTAGGGCTGTCAGGGCAAAAGCCGCGCGTCTCAATGCATCAGACGTCGCAAAGGCTCTCAAGGACGCCATCCACCACGCCCAGCTTGATGTTCCAGAGGCCCCGCCTGCTTCTGCCGCAGCCCTTGCGGAGATTGCCTCACTCTGTGGGGCTGGCGGTGAGGCTGCTGCTTCCGTTGCTCATGCTGACGACAGCAGCGACGACGGCGGTGCTGACGCCCTGCCATGA